A genome region from Paradevosia shaoguanensis includes the following:
- a CDS encoding cisplatin damage response ATP-dependent DNA ligase, whose protein sequence is MKRFAQLLELLALTPSRNRKIEALAGYFRETPDPDRGFALAVLTGALTFKNVKPAVLREVVLREVDPYLFGLSYDYVGDLGETIALIWPHHGGTEDLPSLTDLIELFNTTSKSELPALIASLLTRAEINERWALVKLATGALRIGISARLAKTALAEMSGKDLQEIEEVWHGITAPYAELFAWLDGKAERPDIDHAARFHPLMLSNPIDEDKDIGKLDPADFAAEWKWDGIRVQLIMSRGRVSLFSRTGDDIAEAFPDIVTEVFGEAVLDGELLVGHDFEPALFNDLQQRLNRKVAIQKQLAEFPAFIRVYDMLFDGSEDIRALPWSERRRHLEDWFAAHPQTRLDLSPVLDFQSWEELAELRRRGADEHGHEGVMVKLRTAPYIPGRPKGYWYKWKRDPNVVDAVLMYAQRGHGKRSSFYSDFTFGVWKGNEIVPIGKAYFGFTDEELKQLDRWVRANTVQSFGPVREVRKELVLEIAFDSAQQSTRHKSGVALRFPRINRIRWDKPMNEAATLEDMMVFVNAS, encoded by the coding sequence ATGAAGCGCTTCGCCCAGCTCCTCGAACTGCTCGCCCTCACTCCCTCGCGCAACCGCAAGATCGAGGCGCTGGCCGGCTATTTCCGCGAAACGCCCGACCCCGACCGCGGCTTCGCTCTAGCCGTGCTGACCGGCGCGCTGACGTTCAAGAACGTCAAGCCGGCCGTATTGCGCGAGGTCGTGCTGCGCGAGGTCGATCCCTACCTTTTCGGCCTCTCCTATGACTATGTCGGCGATCTTGGCGAAACCATCGCCCTCATCTGGCCCCACCACGGCGGCACCGAAGACCTGCCTTCGCTCACCGACCTCATCGAGCTTTTCAACACCACGTCGAAAAGCGAGCTACCGGCCCTAATCGCTTCGCTCCTCACCCGCGCCGAGATCAACGAGCGCTGGGCTTTGGTCAAGCTCGCCACCGGCGCGCTGCGCATCGGTATTTCGGCCCGGCTCGCCAAGACGGCCCTGGCCGAGATGAGCGGCAAGGACCTCCAGGAAATCGAGGAAGTCTGGCACGGCATCACCGCGCCCTATGCCGAACTCTTCGCCTGGCTCGACGGCAAGGCCGAGCGCCCCGATATCGACCATGCTGCCCGCTTCCATCCGCTGATGCTTTCCAACCCGATCGACGAGGACAAGGATATCGGCAAGCTCGACCCAGCCGATTTCGCCGCCGAGTGGAAATGGGACGGCATCCGGGTGCAACTCATCATGTCGCGGGGTCGCGTCTCGCTGTTCTCGCGTACGGGCGACGATATCGCCGAGGCCTTTCCCGACATCGTCACCGAGGTGTTTGGCGAAGCCGTGCTCGACGGCGAATTGCTTGTCGGCCACGACTTCGAGCCGGCGCTCTTCAACGATCTCCAGCAGCGGCTCAACCGCAAGGTGGCGATCCAGAAACAACTGGCCGAATTCCCAGCCTTCATCCGCGTCTATGACATGCTGTTCGATGGCAGCGAGGACATTCGCGCGCTCCCCTGGAGCGAGCGGCGCCGGCATCTCGAAGACTGGTTCGCCGCCCATCCGCAAACCCGGCTCGACCTCTCCCCGGTGCTGGATTTCCAAAGCTGGGAAGAACTGGCCGAACTGCGCCGGCGTGGCGCCGACGAGCACGGCCACGAAGGCGTGATGGTCAAGCTCCGTACCGCGCCCTACATTCCCGGCCGCCCGAAAGGCTATTGGTACAAGTGGAAGCGCGATCCCAATGTCGTGGATGCCGTGCTGATGTATGCGCAGCGCGGACACGGCAAGCGCTCGTCCTTCTATTCGGATTTCACCTTCGGGGTGTGGAAGGGCAACGAGATCGTGCCGATCGGCAAAGCCTATTTCGGCTTCACCGACGAGGAACTGAAACAGCTCGATCGCTGGGTGCGCGCCAATACTGTGCAGTCCTTCGGGCCGGTGCGCGAGGTCAGGAAGGAACTGGTCCTCGAAATCGCCTTCGACTCGGCGCAACAATCGACCCGCCACAAATCCGGCGTCGCCCTGCGTTTCCCGCGCATCAACCGCATCCGCTGGGACAAGCCGATGAACGAAGCCGCCACGCTCGAAGACATGATGGTCTTCGTCAATGCCAGCTAG
- a CDS encoding Txe/YoeB family addiction module toxin, which produces MKLTFSDDGWEDYLHWQAQDKKLLKRLNALIKECQRTPFSGTGKPEPLKGELSGYWSRRLDQEHRLVYRYAEDALEIVQCRKHY; this is translated from the coding sequence GTGAAGCTCACCTTCTCCGATGACGGCTGGGAGGATTATCTGCACTGGCAGGCGCAGGACAAGAAGCTGCTGAAGCGGCTCAATGCCTTGATCAAGGAATGCCAGCGGACCCCATTTTCAGGCACAGGCAAACCGGAGCCTCTAAAGGGGGAATTGTCCGGATACTGGTCGCGCCGCCTCGATCAGGAGCATCGGCTCGTTTACCGCTACGCTGAAGACGCGCTCGAAATAGTCCAGTGCCGTAAACACTACTAG
- a CDS encoding ligase-associated DNA damage response exonuclease yields the protein MASPILDRNLHIRAIDTFIDPTSPKARAIITHGHSDHARSGHGKVLATADTIAIMKVRYGEDCAGAFQAVGYGEVIDIDGVRISLHPAGHILGSAQVLIEAEGQRVVVTGDYKRHPDRTAQPFELVPCDLLVTEATFGLPVFQHPEPETEIARLFKSLSNSPDRTHVIGCYALGKAQRVISLLRVSGYEAPIYLHGAMVRLCELYEERGIPLGELRLATETPKAELEGAIVIAPPSAMKDRWSRRLSDPVLAFASGWMSIKQRARQSLVELPLVISDHVDWNELRQTIAETGAQTVWVTHGREDALVYYCRTQGLNAEPLNIQGFEDNGEEE from the coding sequence ATGGCCAGCCCGATCCTCGACCGCAATCTCCATATCCGCGCGATCGATACCTTCATCGATCCGACGAGCCCCAAGGCGCGGGCCATCATCACCCATGGCCATTCCGACCATGCCCGCTCCGGCCACGGCAAGGTGCTGGCCACCGCCGACACCATCGCCATCATGAAGGTGCGCTATGGCGAGGATTGCGCCGGCGCGTTCCAGGCCGTCGGTTACGGCGAAGTCATCGATATCGACGGCGTGCGCATCTCGCTTCATCCCGCCGGCCACATCCTCGGCAGCGCACAGGTGCTGATCGAGGCCGAGGGGCAGCGCGTGGTCGTCACCGGCGACTACAAGCGCCACCCCGACCGCACCGCCCAGCCCTTCGAACTCGTGCCCTGCGATCTTCTCGTCACCGAGGCCACGTTCGGACTGCCGGTCTTCCAGCACCCCGAGCCCGAAACCGAGATCGCGCGGCTCTTCAAATCCTTGAGCAACAGCCCCGACCGCACCCATGTCATCGGCTGTTACGCCCTGGGCAAGGCGCAGCGCGTCATCTCGCTGCTGCGCGTCTCGGGCTATGAGGCGCCGATCTACCTGCACGGCGCCATGGTGCGCCTGTGCGAGCTTTACGAAGAACGCGGCATTCCGCTGGGCGAGCTCCGCCTCGCCACCGAGACGCCCAAGGCCGAACTCGAGGGCGCCATCGTCATCGCTCCACCTTCGGCGATGAAGGATCGGTGGAGCCGGCGGCTCAGCGATCCCGTGCTCGCCTTCGCCTCGGGCTGGATGAGCATCAAGCAGCGTGCCCGCCAGAGTCTCGTCGAGCTGCCGCTGGTCATTTCCGACCATGTCGACTGGAACGAGCTGCGCCAGACCATAGCCGAAACCGGGGCGCAGACCGTCTGGGTCACCCATGGCCGCGAGGATGCGCTGGTCTATTACTGCCGGACGCAGGGGCTCAATGCCGAGCCGCTCAACATCCAGGGTTTTGAGGATAACGGGGAGGAGGAATGA
- a CDS encoding long-chain-fatty-acid--CoA ligase, whose product MASVAETEDHPRPWLSHYPEGIKWELDADFQPVHEQVLAACASEPLAMALDFLGGTTSFGELARSIISLAGALQKQFGVKKGTRVALMLPNTPFYVISYYAVLRAGGTVVNCNPLYTVHELSHIASNAQADLMITLDLKQMFEKAEALVEAGLVKSVIVCHFPDALPLVKRALFLLAKRRDLAKVGKSRIAGQVTHFADMLARKETPEPVIIDKHKDIAVQQYTGGTTGLPKGAMLTHANIAANMAQIDAWGCGLFYPPSKVVAVLPFFHIFAMTACMNVPLCNGTPVIMLPRFELKALIDIFVRTRANVLLAVPTLLQAIAKSDVKPEQIASLEVAVSGGAPLPNEVRAKFAKVSKALLAEGYGLTEASPVVCCSALRVASKPMSIGLPLPGTDIRFVDIDTGKVQGIGEPGELQVKGPQVMAGYFNDEEATRNAFMDGWLRTGDVGYVDEDGYVFLVDRIKDLIISSGFNVYPRTIEEALMEHELVDEVTVIGVPDTYRGEAPVAFVKLVQGATISEAELKTFIAAKLNKMELPREIIFKEALPKTLIGKLSKKELREEYSQMKGKSREPA is encoded by the coding sequence ATGGCATCTGTTGCCGAGACCGAAGATCATCCGCGCCCCTGGCTCAGCCACTACCCGGAAGGGATCAAGTGGGAGCTGGATGCCGATTTTCAGCCCGTGCACGAGCAGGTGCTGGCGGCCTGCGCCAGCGAGCCTTTGGCTATGGCGCTCGATTTCCTCGGCGGCACGACCAGCTTCGGGGAACTGGCGCGTTCGATCATTTCGCTGGCCGGCGCGCTCCAGAAACAGTTCGGGGTCAAGAAGGGCACGCGCGTGGCGCTGATGCTGCCCAATACCCCCTTCTATGTGATCTCCTATTATGCGGTGCTGCGGGCCGGCGGCACGGTGGTCAATTGCAACCCGCTCTATACCGTCCACGAGCTGAGCCACATCGCCTCCAATGCGCAGGCGGATCTGATGATCACGCTTGATCTCAAGCAAATGTTCGAAAAGGCCGAGGCGCTGGTCGAGGCCGGTTTGGTCAAGTCGGTGATCGTCTGCCACTTCCCCGATGCGCTGCCGCTGGTCAAGCGCGCGCTGTTCCTCCTGGCCAAGCGCCGCGACCTTGCCAAGGTCGGGAAATCGAGGATTGCCGGCCAGGTCACCCATTTCGCCGACATGCTGGCGCGCAAGGAGACGCCCGAGCCGGTCATCATCGACAAGCACAAGGACATCGCCGTCCAGCAATATACCGGTGGCACGACGGGCCTGCCCAAGGGGGCGATGCTCACCCATGCCAATATCGCGGCCAATATGGCGCAGATCGATGCCTGGGGCTGCGGGCTTTTCTATCCGCCCTCCAAGGTCGTGGCGGTGCTGCCGTTCTTCCACATCTTCGCCATGACCGCCTGCATGAACGTGCCGCTCTGCAATGGCACTCCGGTGATCATGCTGCCGCGCTTCGAGCTCAAGGCGCTGATCGATATCTTCGTGCGCACCCGCGCCAATGTGCTGCTGGCCGTGCCGACGCTGCTGCAGGCCATTGCCAAGTCGGACGTCAAGCCCGAGCAGATCGCGAGCCTCGAAGTCGCGGTGTCGGGCGGCGCGCCGCTGCCCAACGAGGTGCGGGCGAAGTTCGCCAAAGTCTCCAAGGCGCTGCTGGCCGAGGGCTATGGGTTGACCGAGGCCTCGCCCGTCGTCTGCTGTTCGGCGCTGCGCGTGGCCTCCAAGCCCATGTCGATCGGCCTGCCGCTGCCTGGTACCGACATCCGCTTCGTCGATATCGATACCGGCAAGGTGCAGGGCATCGGCGAGCCGGGCGAGTTGCAGGTCAAGGGGCCGCAGGTCATGGCCGGCTATTTCAATGACGAAGAGGCGACCCGGAACGCCTTCATGGACGGTTGGCTGCGCACCGGCGATGTCGGCTATGTCGATGAGGACGGCTATGTTTTCCTTGTCGACCGCATCAAGGACCTCATCATTTCCTCCGGCTTCAACGTCTATCCGCGCACCATCGAGGAAGCGCTGATGGAGCATGAGCTGGTGGACGAAGTCACCGTGATCGGCGTTCCCGACACCTATCGCGGCGAGGCGCCCGTCGCCTTCGTCAAGCTCGTGCAAGGGGCCACTATCAGCGAAGCGGAACTCAAGACCTTCATCGCCGCCAAGCTCAACAAGATGGAGCTGCCGCGCGAGATCATCTTCAAGGAGGCGCTGCCGAAAACGCTGATCGGCAAGCTCTCCAAGAAGGAATTGCGGGAGGAATACAGCCAGATGAAAGGCAAGAGCCGTGAACCGGCCTGA
- a CDS encoding UvrB/UvrC motif-containing protein, which translates to MSLQSVHKKIVALEKEMQEAAANLDFEKAAALRNEIDALSGKAPRDVDAEDEGPAATIVSQPPPGAMGLGTHIPVAEPPKGWRKPKKPDPMTSNVKNRKGR; encoded by the coding sequence ATGTCGCTCCAATCCGTCCACAAGAAGATCGTCGCTCTCGAAAAGGAAATGCAGGAGGCCGCAGCCAATCTCGATTTTGAGAAGGCGGCCGCCCTGCGCAACGAGATCGACGCGCTTTCCGGCAAGGCTCCGCGCGATGTGGACGCTGAAGACGAAGGCCCGGCCGCCACAATCGTCAGCCAGCCCCCGCCCGGCGCGATGGGCCTTGGCACGCATATCCCGGTGGCGGAGCCACCAAAGGGCTGGCGCAAGCCGAAAAAGCCGGATCCGATGACAAGCAATGTGAAGAACCGCAAGGGGCGCTAG
- a CDS encoding MerR family DNA-binding protein yields the protein MNRPEPENRDLFAIADLAREFGISTRAIRFYEAKGLIAPERVGATRVFRRRDRARLILILRGKRLGFSLREISDYLDLYDANRTQQANMLVEKVDERLGMLEQQLSDIQTTIAELREMRKLAVGEMEKA from the coding sequence GTGAACCGGCCTGAACCCGAAAACCGCGACCTCTTCGCCATTGCCGATCTCGCCCGGGAGTTCGGCATCTCCACGCGCGCCATCCGCTTCTATGAGGCCAAGGGCCTCATCGCCCCCGAACGCGTCGGCGCCACCCGCGTCTTCCGCCGCCGCGACCGCGCGCGCCTGATCCTGATCCTGCGCGGCAAGCGCCTCGGCTTCTCGCTGCGCGAAATCTCGGACTATCTCGATCTTTACGACGCCAACCGCACGCAGCAGGCCAACATGCTGGTCGAAAAGGTGGACGAACGGCTGGGCATGCTCGAGCAGCAATTGAGCGACATCCAGACGACCATCGCCGAGCTGCGCGAGATGCGGAAGCTGGCCGTGGGAGAGATGGAGAAGGCTTGA
- a CDS encoding insulinase family protein, which produces MLKHHAFELLQEQTIPEVNSLARLYRHKKTGAEVLSLVNDDENKVFGVTLKTPPSDSTGVAHILEHSVLCGSRKYPVKKPFVEMLKGSLHTFLNAMTYPDKTTYPVASQNLRDFYNLVDVYLDAVFHPLISEDTFKQEGWHYEMDGGNAPLIYKGVVFNEMKGVYSSPESVLRDVSQRSIYPDNTYGVSSGGDPKAIPDLTYQNFKAFHERFYHPSNTRAFFYGDDDPEERLNILDAVFSEFDKAPVTSQVSPQKRFAEPRRVERTYASGEPEPGKRTGMVTVNWMLDEIVDPKARLALDVLEMVLVGTPAAPLRKAMTDSGLGESFAGGGFSDDYLQPFATFGLKGIADADLAKVEPMILDNLKALADNGIDPKQIEASLNTLEFALRENNTGSFPRGISLMLRSMRTWLHGHDPLTPLAFEEALTSLKEDIATGRPLFEDMIRTLLIENQHRTTVILTADPAQGTRDAKAEEARLAEHRSELDHAGLEEIVDETRELKTLQESLDPPEELAKIPALHLSDLPREGKTIPTEEDRVADTRVLTHDLATNGILYLDLAFDLGVLPAELLPYMPIFSRALMQTGTKNDDFVSLSQRIGRSTGGISPGQIISSRVGGGTAAYLVLRGKAVPDKLPEMFAILSDIIHTARLDNHERIKQMVLENKAGFEGRLAGAGSGLMASRITSALRESDWVSEQTGGLSQLFFLRKLVDEVQNDWPAVEAKLKRIRELLFGRVSALANITADAAIWQKARPDLEAFLKGLPAGSARPAAWAPEFSPRNEAFTFPGQVNYVAKGANLFDLGYKHNGSIAVVLRHTQTTYLWDKVRVLGGAYGASLGYDFLTGSIAFSSYRDPNLLGTLAVYDATSAFLRQPLSETELTRSIIGTIGTIDRYMLPDAKGYAAMVRIMTGDTDEARQRRREQVLGATTRDFREVADFLDAVARSGHVSVLGSETAIGTANAERGGFMKVTRVL; this is translated from the coding sequence ATGCTGAAGCACCATGCCTTTGAACTGCTCCAGGAGCAGACCATCCCCGAGGTCAATTCGCTGGCGCGGCTTTACCGGCACAAGAAGACCGGGGCCGAAGTGCTCTCGCTGGTCAATGACGACGAGAACAAGGTGTTCGGCGTTACCCTCAAGACGCCGCCTTCCGATTCCACCGGCGTCGCTCATATCCTCGAGCATTCCGTGCTCTGCGGCAGCCGGAAATATCCGGTCAAGAAGCCCTTCGTGGAAATGCTCAAGGGCTCGCTCCACACTTTCCTCAACGCCATGACCTACCCGGACAAGACGACCTATCCGGTGGCCAGCCAGAATCTTCGCGATTTCTACAATCTGGTGGACGTCTACCTCGATGCCGTCTTCCACCCCCTGATTTCGGAAGACACGTTCAAGCAGGAAGGCTGGCACTACGAGATGGATGGGGGCAACGCTCCGCTCATCTACAAGGGTGTCGTCTTCAACGAGATGAAGGGCGTCTATTCCTCGCCCGAATCCGTGCTGCGCGATGTCTCGCAGCGCTCGATCTATCCGGACAACACCTATGGCGTGAGCTCGGGCGGCGATCCCAAGGCCATTCCCGATCTCACCTACCAGAACTTCAAGGCCTTCCACGAGCGCTTCTACCACCCCTCCAATACCCGCGCCTTCTTCTATGGGGACGACGATCCGGAGGAGCGGCTGAACATTCTGGACGCAGTGTTCTCCGAGTTCGACAAGGCACCGGTCACCTCGCAGGTCTCCCCGCAGAAGCGTTTTGCCGAGCCGCGTCGCGTCGAGCGCACCTATGCCTCGGGCGAACCCGAGCCGGGCAAACGCACCGGCATGGTCACGGTCAACTGGATGCTCGACGAGATCGTCGATCCCAAGGCGCGCCTCGCGCTCGACGTGCTCGAAATGGTGCTCGTCGGCACGCCCGCCGCGCCGCTACGCAAGGCCATGACCGATTCCGGCCTGGGCGAGAGCTTCGCCGGCGGTGGGTTCTCCGACGATTACCTCCAGCCCTTCGCCACCTTCGGGCTCAAGGGCATTGCCGATGCCGACCTTGCCAAGGTCGAGCCGATGATCCTCGACAACCTCAAGGCCCTTGCCGACAACGGCATCGACCCCAAGCAGATCGAGGCTTCGCTCAACACGCTCGAATTCGCCCTTCGCGAAAACAATACCGGCAGCTTCCCGCGCGGCATCTCGCTGATGCTGCGCTCGATGCGGACCTGGCTCCATGGCCACGATCCCTTGACCCCGTTGGCCTTCGAAGAAGCACTGACCAGCCTCAAGGAGGATATCGCCACCGGCCGGCCCCTCTTCGAGGACATGATCCGCACGCTCCTTATCGAGAACCAGCACCGCACGACCGTCATCCTTACCGCCGATCCCGCCCAGGGCACGCGCGACGCCAAGGCCGAGGAGGCGCGGCTGGCCGAACATCGCTCGGAGCTCGATCATGCGGGCCTTGAGGAAATCGTCGATGAAACCCGCGAGCTCAAGACGCTCCAGGAATCGCTCGATCCGCCGGAGGAACTGGCCAAGATTCCGGCGCTGCACCTCTCCGACCTGCCGCGCGAAGGCAAGACCATCCCCACCGAGGAGGATCGGGTCGCCGATACGCGCGTGCTGACGCACGATCTCGCCACCAACGGCATCCTCTATCTCGACCTCGCCTTCGACCTCGGCGTGCTGCCGGCAGAGCTGCTGCCCTATATGCCGATCTTCTCGCGGGCCCTGATGCAGACGGGCACGAAGAACGACGATTTCGTCTCCCTCTCCCAGCGCATCGGCCGGTCGACCGGCGGCATCTCGCCGGGCCAGATCATTTCCTCGCGCGTCGGCGGCGGCACCGCGGCCTATCTCGTGCTCCGCGGCAAGGCGGTGCCCGACAAGCTGCCGGAAATGTTCGCCATTCTCTCGGATATCATCCACACCGCCCGGCTCGACAACCACGAGCGCATCAAGCAGATGGTGCTGGAGAACAAGGCGGGCTTCGAGGGCCGGCTGGCCGGCGCAGGCTCGGGCCTCATGGCCAGCCGCATTACCTCGGCCCTGCGCGAAAGCGATTGGGTATCCGAGCAGACGGGCGGGCTCAGCCAGCTCTTCTTCCTCCGCAAGCTCGTCGACGAGGTACAGAACGACTGGCCTGCGGTGGAAGCCAAGTTGAAGCGTATTCGCGAACTGCTGTTCGGCCGCGTCTCGGCGCTGGCCAATATCACGGCCGACGCCGCTATCTGGCAGAAAGCGCGTCCGGACCTCGAAGCCTTCCTCAAGGGTCTGCCGGCCGGCTCGGCGCGCCCGGCAGCCTGGGCACCCGAATTCTCCCCGCGCAACGAGGCCTTCACTTTCCCGGGCCAGGTCAACTACGTGGCCAAGGGCGCCAACCTTTTCGACCTCGGCTACAAGCACAACGGCTCGATCGCCGTGGTGCTGCGGCATACGCAGACCACCTATCTCTGGGACAAGGTGCGCGTGCTCGGCGGCGCCTATGGCGCGAGCCTGGGCTACGACTTCCTCACCGGAAGTATCGCCTTCTCGTCTTATCGCGATCCGAACCTCCTCGGCACGCTCGCGGTCTATGACGCGACCTCCGCATTCCTGCGCCAGCCGCTCAGCGAGACGGAGCTCACACGCTCCATCATCGGCACGATCGGCACCATCGACCGCTATATGCTGCCCGATGCCAAGGGCTATGCAGCCATGGTCCGCATCATGACGGGAGACACCGACGAAGCCCGGCAGCGTCGGCGCGAGCAGGTGCTCGGCGCCACGACCAGGGACTTCCGCGAAGTGGCGGATTTCCTCGATGCGGTCGCCAGGTCGGGGCATGTCTCGGTGCTGGGTTCGGAAACGGCCATCGGTACGGCGAACGCCGAACGCGGCGGCTTCATGAAGGTGACGCGGGTGCTCTGA
- a CDS encoding type II toxin-antitoxin system Phd/YefM family antitoxin, which translates to MRTKSISDFRKNIAEDINDVVEDHVPLLITRGGGKPAAVVMSLEDFASWQETNYLLGSPKNAKRLLRSIRQLEEGKATERKLIE; encoded by the coding sequence ATGCGCACGAAATCCATTTCCGACTTCCGCAAGAACATTGCCGAGGACATCAACGATGTCGTCGAGGACCATGTGCCGCTCCTCATCACCCGCGGCGGCGGCAAGCCCGCAGCCGTGGTGATGTCGCTTGAGGACTTTGCCTCGTGGCAGGAGACGAACTACCTGCTTGGCAGCCCCAAGAATGCCAAGCGTCTCCTGCGCTCGATCAGGCAGCTGGAAGAAGGCAAGGCGACGGAGCGGAAGCTCATAGAGTGA